Proteins encoded in a region of the Stieleria neptunia genome:
- the fae gene encoding formaldehyde-activating enzyme produces MKFYIGEALVGDGNEVAHIDLMIGSKDGPVGTAFANALSTQSEGHTNLLAVLAPNVAVKPSTVMITKVTLKGFKQVVQMFGPAQAAVAKAVADSVAEGVIPADQAEDLVCVCGVFIHPEADDDEKIYNYNYEAVKQSLANAMGGKPSAQEMIAQKDSAAHPFKGNF; encoded by the coding sequence ATGAAGTTTTACATTGGTGAGGCCCTGGTGGGCGATGGCAACGAAGTCGCACACATCGATTTGATGATCGGCAGCAAAGACGGTCCGGTCGGCACCGCATTCGCCAACGCCCTGTCCACGCAAAGCGAAGGTCACACGAACCTGTTGGCCGTGCTGGCTCCCAACGTGGCCGTCAAACCGTCGACCGTGATGATCACCAAGGTCACGTTGAAAGGCTTCAAGCAGGTCGTGCAAATGTTTGGCCCTGCCCAAGCCGCCGTCGCCAAAGCCGTCGCCGACTCGGTCGCCGAAGGCGTCATCCCCGCCGATCAAGCCGAAGACTTGGTCTGTGTCTGCGGTGTGTTCATTCACCCCGAAGCCGACGACGACGAAAAGATCTACAACTACAACTACGAAGCGGTCAAGCAATCGCTGGCCAACGCGATGGGCGGCAAACCTTCGGCCCAAGAAATGATCGCGCAAAAAGATTCCGCCGCGCACCCCTTCAAGGGCAACTTCTAA
- the rdgB gene encoding RdgB/HAM1 family non-canonical purine NTP pyrophosphatase, giving the protein MFDLVLGTNNANKLIELRLMLPAEHYSLHSLAEIPDSIDVEETGETFSENAALKATEQAKHLGRWVLAEDSGLAVDALRGAPGVYSARYAGRHGDDEANNAKLLSELADVPMEKRTARYHCEVCLSDPEGNVRITAGGVCGGVIRTEPSGSGGFGYDPLFEIREYHKTFAELDLTVKRALSHRSRALRQFLPGLRRLISQP; this is encoded by the coding sequence ATGTTTGATCTTGTCCTCGGTACCAACAACGCCAATAAGCTGATCGAGTTGCGGCTGATGCTGCCGGCCGAACACTACAGCTTGCACTCGCTCGCTGAGATTCCTGATTCGATCGACGTCGAAGAAACCGGCGAAACGTTCTCCGAAAACGCCGCCCTCAAAGCGACCGAACAAGCCAAACACCTGGGCCGCTGGGTGCTGGCCGAAGACAGCGGGTTGGCCGTCGATGCACTTCGCGGTGCCCCCGGCGTTTACTCGGCCAGGTACGCCGGCCGCCACGGTGACGACGAAGCCAACAACGCAAAACTGTTGAGCGAATTGGCAGATGTCCCGATGGAAAAGCGGACCGCACGCTACCACTGTGAAGTCTGCTTGTCCGATCCCGAGGGCAACGTGCGAATCACCGCCGGCGGCGTCTGTGGCGGAGTGATCCGAACCGAACCGTCGGGAAGCGGCGGCTTCGGGTATGACCCGCTGTTCGAAATCCGCGAGTACCACAAGACGTTCGCCGAACTGGACCTGACCGTCAAACGGGCGCTCAGCCATCGCTCCCGCGCGCTGCGTCAGTTCCTGCCCGGGCTCCGCCGCCTGATCAGCCAACCCTAG
- a CDS encoding ATP-grasp domain-containing protein, producing the protein MTPMQTPGQIQNSQPPRPSGRGRSRRGPMVLVGASVRAAAESARMAGFSPIAVDHYGDRETLAAALRWYRLDDFLDSGQPRPLDCTVPEPAPIAIVGGLQGGYGWIGPTRLPFFGASPEQFLTCDRPEFLSDLAARAAVRFPETRCSGAAIRGWLVKRRGSSGGLGVSYSAGVGDIPENTILQRPVRGRICGASFFGLGDRAILLGVCRLLKKRIGPHPFVFAGAVGPIPLNAALVESLRRLGNALCCVSPLLGPFNIDVVLHHDAVTLLEVNPRWSASMELVERAWGAAWDEPCSMFDGSADWIRRLEQVPPGRADARPWNHAFVKRVLFARSDRRVVAADFDRQGGGAAHWVWKDVPQRPTDVRRHEPLATLIAPLQRMSLRQAFRVMV; encoded by the coding sequence ATGACGCCGATGCAAACACCCGGTCAAATTCAAAATTCCCAGCCGCCCCGGCCGTCCGGTCGCGGTCGATCGCGGCGCGGTCCGATGGTGCTGGTGGGCGCTTCGGTCCGGGCGGCGGCGGAATCGGCCCGAATGGCCGGTTTTTCGCCAATCGCCGTGGACCACTACGGCGACCGCGAAACGCTGGCGGCGGCTCTGCGCTGGTATCGACTGGACGATTTTCTGGATTCCGGGCAACCGCGACCGCTCGATTGCACCGTCCCCGAACCGGCGCCGATTGCAATTGTCGGCGGGCTTCAGGGCGGTTACGGCTGGATCGGTCCGACCCGGCTGCCGTTTTTTGGGGCCTCGCCCGAGCAGTTTTTGACCTGTGACCGCCCCGAATTTTTGAGCGACTTGGCCGCCCGCGCGGCCGTGCGGTTCCCGGAAACACGCTGCAGCGGCGCCGCGATCCGCGGCTGGCTGGTCAAGCGTCGTGGCAGTTCCGGCGGTCTGGGCGTGTCCTACAGCGCGGGGGTGGGGGACATTCCCGAGAACACGATTTTGCAGCGGCCCGTCCGCGGCCGAATTTGCGGGGCAAGTTTTTTCGGCCTGGGAGATCGGGCGATCCTGTTGGGGGTGTGCCGGCTGTTGAAAAAACGAATCGGGCCGCATCCGTTCGTGTTCGCCGGGGCGGTCGGTCCGATCCCGTTGAACGCCGCGCTCGTTGAATCGCTCCGTCGACTCGGCAACGCGCTCTGTTGTGTCTCGCCGCTGCTGGGGCCCTTCAACATCGACGTGGTGCTGCATCACGATGCCGTCACGCTGTTGGAAGTCAATCCGCGTTGGAGCGCTTCGATGGAACTGGTCGAGCGGGCGTGGGGCGCGGCATGGGACGAACCGTGTTCGATGTTCGACGGATCGGCGGATTGGATTCGTCGTCTGGAACAGGTGCCGCCGGGTCGCGCCGACGCTCGGCCGTGGAACCACGCGTTTGTCAAACGCGTGTTGTTTGCGCGGTCCGATCGTAGGGTGGTCGCGGCCGACTTTGATCGGCAGGGCGGCGGTGCCGCCCACTGGGTGTGGAAAGACGTTCCCCAGCGGCCGACCGATGTCAGGCGTCACGAGCCGTTGGCGACGCTGATCGCGCCACTGCAACGCATGTCGCTTCGACAAGCATTTCGCGTTATGGTTTGA
- a CDS encoding PIG-L family deacetylase, whose translation MNEPQTGTSPEPLDVIAVGSHPDDVEVACGGTLAKLAAAGHRVGIVDLTDGEPTPYSDGPEARMREADAAAEVLGAVARIQLDLPNRRLFDCFEHRIELAKVFRRYRPRIVIGFGDKTPMASPDHFQTMLITDAAVFYSRLTKWDDYFDGLPVHKIQRQLYFRLAIEPMTLAGNPFHILVDIGETLEQKIASMQCYHSQFAHKHAMDERIRAAAVMTGSIAGIAAAEAFAAARPFAAKDLISAVGL comes from the coding sequence ATGAACGAACCGCAGACCGGCACGAGCCCCGAACCCTTGGATGTGATCGCCGTCGGATCGCATCCCGACGACGTCGAGGTCGCCTGTGGTGGAACGTTGGCCAAGTTGGCCGCAGCCGGGCATCGTGTCGGGATCGTCGATTTGACCGATGGAGAGCCGACGCCGTACAGCGACGGTCCGGAAGCGCGGATGCGGGAGGCCGATGCGGCAGCGGAAGTGTTGGGTGCGGTCGCTCGGATTCAATTGGACCTGCCCAATCGTCGGTTGTTTGATTGCTTCGAGCATCGGATCGAATTGGCCAAAGTCTTTCGTCGCTATCGGCCGCGCATCGTGATCGGTTTTGGCGACAAGACGCCGATGGCATCGCCGGATCATTTTCAAACGATGCTGATCACCGATGCCGCCGTCTTCTACAGTCGGCTGACCAAATGGGACGATTACTTTGACGGGTTGCCGGTCCACAAGATCCAGCGCCAGCTTTACTTTCGGCTGGCGATTGAGCCGATGACGTTGGCGGGTAATCCGTTTCACATCCTGGTCGACATCGGCGAGACGCTGGAACAGAAGATCGCTTCGATGCAGTGTTATCACAGTCAGTTCGCGCACAAGCACGCGATGGACGAGCGGATTCGGGCCGCGGCGGTGATGACCGGTTCGATCGCCGGTATCGCGGCGGCGGAAGCCTTCGCCGCGGCGCGGCCGTTTGCCGCCAAGGATCTGATCAGCGCCGTGGGGCTGTAG
- a CDS encoding NADP-dependent methylenetetrahydromethanopterin/methylenetetrahydrofolate dehydrogenase gives MPKRILFQFDCDPQASSFDAVVAVDSGVDHLVPYAGVQATSIEPLVHGAMFTRGGDDLKHTAIFLGGSDVALAETLLQCVTDAFFGPVRVSVMMDANGCNTTAAAAVVAAARHLELAGAHAVVLGGTGPVGQRVARLLASDGASVTLTSRSLARAQDACDQVARDADEKIADRLSAAESRSPDQVSSILAPARIVIACGAAGIQLAEKSDLIAAKNLAVAIDLNAVPPAGLGGIAVMDKAKPISEDSAAVGYGAIGVGGLKMKTHRAAIQSLFESNDKVLNADEIYALAKAVEKS, from the coding sequence ATGCCGAAACGCATTCTGTTTCAGTTCGATTGTGACCCCCAAGCCAGCTCGTTCGACGCGGTCGTCGCCGTTGATTCCGGCGTCGATCACTTGGTCCCTTACGCGGGCGTCCAAGCGACCTCGATCGAACCACTCGTCCACGGTGCGATGTTCACCCGTGGCGGCGACGATCTCAAGCACACCGCCATCTTTCTCGGTGGCAGCGATGTCGCGCTCGCCGAAACGCTGCTCCAATGCGTGACGGATGCCTTTTTCGGACCCGTTCGCGTCTCGGTGATGATGGACGCCAACGGTTGCAACACGACCGCCGCGGCCGCCGTCGTCGCCGCCGCACGACACCTGGAATTGGCCGGAGCACATGCCGTGGTCCTCGGCGGGACCGGGCCGGTGGGCCAACGTGTCGCACGGTTACTGGCCAGCGACGGCGCATCGGTCACGCTGACCAGCCGATCATTGGCGCGCGCCCAAGACGCTTGCGACCAAGTCGCCCGCGACGCCGATGAAAAGATCGCCGATCGATTGTCGGCCGCCGAATCGCGATCACCCGATCAAGTCAGCAGCATCCTCGCCCCCGCCAGGATCGTGATCGCCTGCGGCGCCGCCGGCATCCAACTGGCCGAAAAATCCGATCTGATCGCGGCGAAAAATCTGGCGGTGGCCATCGACCTCAATGCCGTGCCCCCGGCAGGCCTGGGTGGCATCGCGGTGATGGACAAAGCCAAACCGATCAGCGAAGACTCCGCCGCGGTCGGCTATGGGGCGATCGGCGTCGGCGGACTGAAGATGAAGACGCACCGCGCGGCGATTCAATCGTTGTTCGAATCGAACGACAAAGTGCTCAACGCCGACGAAATCTACGCGCTCGCCAAAGCCGTCGAAAAGTCGTAA